The following proteins are encoded in a genomic region of Nicotiana sylvestris chromosome 4, ASM39365v2, whole genome shotgun sequence:
- the LOC104217950 gene encoding uncharacterized protein isoform X1: MGRAQGRPSKATKQLIEEDNNFMEGRNLEAIRMVTPKNLETGGNIASLSTKAVVSGGNSTINTRKVTEEPVGTKRKEHVTNNLEIWPTLPLRSEGSRTLTPTWITPIHMQADLSSKETGQKQIKVTDHQLKQAQCDKANEIVTNIGGAHCKLQLEPGQPGGKAWWTLFEENKMAARDCSFTKEGHSLC; the protein is encoded by the exons ATGGGGAGAGCACAAGGTCGACCGTCAAAAGCTACAAAACAATTGATAGAGGAAGATAACAATTTCATGGAGGGAAGGAACTTAGAAGCAATACGTATGGTAACACCAAAAAACCTAGAGACTGGAGGAAACATTGCTAGTTTATCGACAAAGGCAGTGGTAAGTGGGGGCAATTCCACCATTAACACAAGGAAAGTGACCGAGGAACCAGTAGGCACCAAGAGAAAGGAACATGTAACAAATAATTTGGAGATTTGGCCAACACTTCCTTTGCGAAGTGAAGGTTCCAGAACCCTAACACCAACATGGATAACTCCGATACACATGCAGGCTGATCTAAGCTCAAAGGAAACAGGGCAGAAGCAAATTAAAGTTACAGATCACCAATTGAAGCAAGCTCAATGTGACAAAGCCAATGAAATAGTAACTAACATTGGGGGAGCACATTGTAAGCTACAACTGGAACCAGGACAACCAGGAGGAAAGGCATGGTGGACGTTATTTGAGGAGAATAAAATGGCAGCACGAG ATTGTTCCTTTACCAAAGAAGGTCATTCACTATGTTGA
- the LOC104217950 gene encoding uncharacterized protein isoform X2 gives MGRAQGRPSKATKQLIEEDNNFMEGRNLEAIRMVTPKNLETGGNIASLSTKAVVSGGNSTINTRKVTEEPVGTKRKEHVTNNLEIWPTLPLRSEGSRTLTPTWITPIHMQADLSSKETGQKQIKVTDHQLKQAQCDKANEIVTNIGGAHCKLQLEPGQPGGKAWWTLFEENKMAARDPGTATQAYHS, from the exons ATGGGGAGAGCACAAGGTCGACCGTCAAAAGCTACAAAACAATTGATAGAGGAAGATAACAATTTCATGGAGGGAAGGAACTTAGAAGCAATACGTATGGTAACACCAAAAAACCTAGAGACTGGAGGAAACATTGCTAGTTTATCGACAAAGGCAGTGGTAAGTGGGGGCAATTCCACCATTAACACAAGGAAAGTGACCGAGGAACCAGTAGGCACCAAGAGAAAGGAACATGTAACAAATAATTTGGAGATTTGGCCAACACTTCCTTTGCGAAGTGAAGGTTCCAGAACCCTAACACCAACATGGATAACTCCGATACACATGCAGGCTGATCTAAGCTCAAAGGAAACAGGGCAGAAGCAAATTAAAGTTACAGATCACCAATTGAAGCAAGCTCAATGTGACAAAGCCAATGAAATAGTAACTAACATTGGGGGAGCACATTGTAAGCTACAACTGGAACCAGGACAACCAGGAGGAAAGGCATGGTGGACGTTATTTGAGGAGAATAAAATGGCAGCACGAG atccaggtaccgctactcaggcctaccattcTTGA